In one window of Camelina sativa cultivar DH55 chromosome 15, Cs, whole genome shotgun sequence DNA:
- the LOC104747619 gene encoding cold shock domain-containing protein 3-like isoform X2, which translates to MAMEDQSAARFTGKVNWFSDGKGYGFITPDDGVEELFVHQSSIVSDGFRSLTIGESVEYTITLGGDGKTKAIDVTAPGGGSLNKKENNSRGSGGSCFNCGEIGHMAKDCSGGSGGKSFGGGGVRRSGGGEGECYKCGDVGHFARDCTRQSGGGPCYTCGEVGHLAKDCRGGSGGNRYGGGGRGSGSDECYLCGGVGHFARDCRQNVGGGGGGGGNTCYTCGGVGHIARVCTSKRPSGGASGGCYECGESGHMARDCDRRGSASGGGGGGSGKCFNCGKEGHFARECSLVA; encoded by the exons ATGGCGATGGAAGATCAATCGGCGGCGAGATTTACCGGAAAAGTTAATTGGTTCAGCGATGGTAAAGGATACGGTTTCATCACTCCCGATGATGGCGTCGAAGAGCTTTTTGTTCACCAATCCTCAATCGTCTCCGATGGTTTCCGTAGCTTGACTATTGGTGAATCGGTAGAGTACACGATCACGCTAGGAGGCGATGGGAAGACTAAGGCCATTGATGTAACTGCTCCAGGCGGCGGTTCTCTtaacaagaaagagaataaTTCCCGTGGAAGCGGCGGTAGTTGTTTTAATTGCGGTGAGATTGGTCATATGGCTAAGGATTGTAGCGGTGGTAGTGGTGGGAAAAGCTTTGGAGGTGGTGGTGTTCGTAGATCTGGCGGCGGCGAAGGTGAATGTTACAAATGTGGTGATGTAGGACACTTTGCTAGGGATTGTACTAGGCAGAGCGGTG gcggtCCGTGTTATACTTGCGGAGAGGTTGGTCATTTGGCGAAGGATTGTCGTGGTGGTTCCGGTGGAAATAGGTATGGAGGTGGTGGTCGTGGATCTGGCAGTGATGAATGCTACTTGTGTGGTGGTGTTGGACATTTCGCAAGGGACTGTAGGCAAAACGTTGGAGgtggcggcggcggtggtgggAACACTTGCTATACCTGTGGCGGAGTTGGCCATATTGCCAGAGTTTGCACTAGCAAGAGACCTTCTGGTGGTGCTAGTGGTGGTTGTTACGAATGTGGAGAATCTGGCCATATGGCTCGTGACTGTGATCGGAGAGGAAGCGCaagcggcggtggtggtggtggcagtGGCAAGTGCTTCAATTGTGGCAAGGAAGGTCACTTTGCAAGGGAATGTTCTTTGGTTGCttaa
- the LOC104747619 gene encoding cold shock domain-containing protein 3-like isoform X1: MAMEDQSAARFTGKVNWFSDGKGYGFITPDDGVEELFVHQSSIVSDGFRSLTIGESVEYTITLGGDGKTKAIDVTAPGGGSLNKKENNSRGSGGSCFNCGEIGHMAKDCSGGSGGKSFGGGGVRRSGGGEGECYKCGDVGHFARDCTRQSGGGNFGGGGGGGGPCYTCGEVGHLAKDCRGGSGGNRYGGGGRGSGSDECYLCGGVGHFARDCRQNVGGGGGGGGNTCYTCGGVGHIARVCTSKRPSGGASGGCYECGESGHMARDCDRRGSASGGGGGGSGKCFNCGKEGHFARECSLVA; this comes from the coding sequence ATGGCGATGGAAGATCAATCGGCGGCGAGATTTACCGGAAAAGTTAATTGGTTCAGCGATGGTAAAGGATACGGTTTCATCACTCCCGATGATGGCGTCGAAGAGCTTTTTGTTCACCAATCCTCAATCGTCTCCGATGGTTTCCGTAGCTTGACTATTGGTGAATCGGTAGAGTACACGATCACGCTAGGAGGCGATGGGAAGACTAAGGCCATTGATGTAACTGCTCCAGGCGGCGGTTCTCTtaacaagaaagagaataaTTCCCGTGGAAGCGGCGGTAGTTGTTTTAATTGCGGTGAGATTGGTCATATGGCTAAGGATTGTAGCGGTGGTAGTGGTGGGAAAAGCTTTGGAGGTGGTGGTGTTCGTAGATCTGGCGGCGGCGAAGGTGAATGTTACAAATGTGGTGATGTAGGACACTTTGCTAGGGATTGTACTAGGCAGAGCGGTGGTGGGAACTTTGGAGGcggcggtggcggtggcggtCCGTGTTATACTTGCGGAGAGGTTGGTCATTTGGCGAAGGATTGTCGTGGTGGTTCCGGTGGAAATAGGTATGGAGGTGGTGGTCGTGGATCTGGCAGTGATGAATGCTACTTGTGTGGTGGTGTTGGACATTTCGCAAGGGACTGTAGGCAAAACGTTGGAGgtggcggcggcggtggtgggAACACTTGCTATACCTGTGGCGGAGTTGGCCATATTGCCAGAGTTTGCACTAGCAAGAGACCTTCTGGTGGTGCTAGTGGTGGTTGTTACGAATGTGGAGAATCTGGCCATATGGCTCGTGACTGTGATCGGAGAGGAAGCGCaagcggcggtggtggtggtggcagtGGCAAGTGCTTCAATTGTGGCAAGGAAGGTCACTTTGCAAGGGAATGTTCTTTGGTTGCttaa